The following proteins are encoded in a genomic region of Deltaproteobacteria bacterium:
- a CDS encoding fasciclin domain-containing protein → MLLRPILQSFTIFAVLTLTACLGPTGDVPNEDPTDTEPEPVTVASMLASMPEFSVFSAALENTGLASVLEGTGPFTVFAPTNDAFETLNLDLSALTPDQMADLLQYHIIAGEMTGNAAQNTAWSNTLLQERIHLQYIQGKVVIDGLATVTNLDRVADNGIVHVLDGALLSSSMRSRIDLIQIVSSYPRLSKFKELMERSGQLSLDLGTDNINLTIFAAANFGFNAVDIDPVEMDSSSSAALGQTHAANGVLDSEALEELTTLEMLSGASVSISADGDLRLNESSTVTYADIDVNNGILHIIDQPIETEPAE, encoded by the coding sequence ATGCTTTTACGACCGATACTTCAAAGCTTCACAATTTTTGCAGTTTTGACACTCACTGCCTGCTTGGGTCCAACCGGCGATGTGCCAAACGAAGATCCAACAGATACGGAGCCAGAGCCCGTGACCGTTGCGAGTATGCTGGCGTCGATGCCGGAGTTCTCAGTCTTCAGCGCTGCATTGGAAAATACCGGATTAGCCTCGGTACTCGAAGGAACTGGTCCCTTTACTGTTTTTGCACCAACCAACGACGCGTTTGAAACTCTCAACCTAGATCTATCAGCGCTGACTCCAGATCAAATGGCAGATCTACTTCAATACCACATCATCGCGGGAGAAATGACGGGCAACGCGGCTCAGAACACCGCCTGGAGCAACACGCTTCTACAGGAACGAATTCATCTTCAATACATCCAGGGTAAAGTTGTCATCGATGGCCTAGCCACGGTGACCAATCTCGATAGGGTCGCAGACAACGGAATTGTTCATGTGCTAGACGGAGCACTGCTTTCTTCAAGCATGCGCAGCCGGATAGATTTGATTCAAATCGTGAGTTCCTACCCACGTTTGAGCAAATTCAAAGAGCTCATGGAGCGCTCGGGTCAGCTTTCCCTGGACCTCGGTACCGATAACATCAACCTAACGATTTTTGCTGCCGCCAACTTTGGGTTTAATGCAGTGGACATCGATCCTGTCGAGATGGACTCAAGCTCTTCGGCAGCCCTGGGCCAAACACATGCTGCCAACGGGGTACTCGATTCTGAGGCGCTTGAGGAGCTCACCACGCTGGAAATGCTCTCGGGAGCAAGCGTATCAATCAGTGCAGATGGAGACCTTAGACTCAACGAGAGTTCCACAGTCACGTACGCAGATATCGATGTAAACAATGGAATTCTTCATATCATCGACCAACCCATTGAGACTGAGCCTGCCGAGTAA
- a CDS encoding cupin-like domain-containing protein, which yields MGLGQTKSWQGQALRGVFSLKYLLGKERIGALLENVQENLVESLKTHFETEGSGKVRPVAVEHNIDLETFRTKYQAKNRPVVLKGAAAHWECVRKWDLDYLSKEYGSDPVDLLNPSGLSVSEMSDVVERSTLGDFIREIQGGGKKYLRFHPFLMDHPELLQDLDLDWISSIQTRGVMRPEYQMFVGPAGSHTPVHCAMPCNLFVQVHGKKNWLLFEPNDFPMLNPKIAGLSYYISDVDPEDVDTQRFPLFQYLNAWEVNLEPGDVFWNPPYMWHCVTNETPSIGIGYRFNNPWLALKASPTLLGLRVAARSPNVFQSLYYALKKTNLIVSIERDRSSKKT from the coding sequence ATGGGATTGGGACAGACTAAATCTTGGCAAGGCCAAGCTCTGCGGGGAGTGTTTTCTCTAAAGTATCTTTTAGGTAAGGAACGCATTGGTGCGCTTCTCGAAAATGTTCAAGAGAACTTAGTAGAAAGCCTGAAGACTCATTTTGAAACTGAAGGTAGCGGTAAAGTACGACCGGTAGCTGTTGAGCATAACATCGATCTCGAAACGTTTCGGACGAAGTATCAAGCTAAGAATCGACCCGTGGTTCTTAAGGGGGCCGCGGCGCACTGGGAGTGTGTTCGAAAATGGGACTTGGATTACTTAAGTAAAGAGTATGGTTCTGACCCCGTAGACCTTCTCAATCCAAGCGGTCTCTCGGTTTCGGAGATGAGCGATGTGGTGGAGCGATCAACACTGGGAGATTTCATTCGAGAGATACAAGGGGGAGGAAAGAAGTACCTCCGTTTTCATCCCTTTCTCATGGACCATCCCGAACTTTTGCAAGACCTAGACTTAGATTGGATCTCGAGTATCCAAACGCGTGGTGTGATGAGGCCGGAATACCAGATGTTTGTGGGCCCAGCCGGTTCCCATACGCCAGTCCATTGCGCGATGCCATGTAATCTCTTCGTACAGGTACATGGCAAAAAGAATTGGTTACTCTTCGAGCCCAACGATTTTCCAATGCTAAACCCGAAAATAGCTGGCTTATCTTATTATATCTCTGACGTTGATCCAGAAGACGTCGATACGCAGCGCTTCCCACTCTTCCAATATCTCAATGCATGGGAAGTCAACTTAGAGCCGGGTGATGTCTTCTGGAACCCACCTTACATGTGGCACTGTGTGACCAATGAGACGCCATCGATTGGGATTGGTTATCGCTTTAATAATCCGTGGTTGGCCCTGAAAGCTTCGCCAACACTTCTTGGACTGCGCGTGGCTGCTCGAAGTCCTAATGTCTTCCAGAGTCTTTATTATGCTTTAAAAAAGACCAACTTAATTGTTTCCATTGAACGGGACCGGTCTTCGAAAAAAACATAA
- a CDS encoding sulfatase, giving the protein MKRFPYPALIVPGLFWCLSLGCQSDQPLPRPAKPAATEVPNQPKAPVDPLNVILITADTMRGDVSSLDGGPVSMPNLHALAQNGWHFRNSYSNSMLTTPSHVSLMTSLYPRDHGIYDNQGGIDDDATTLAESLQNAGYFTAAVIGFPHLNPNVSNLGQGFEKIIPATRENRTATKTVKEGMTLLSQNTEEKPFFMWLHMVDPHSPYESYLPGQHRDRLLSESVPMDRAIKASPGFQRNNPWFKKAFKQHQETKPLLEYYNDEVLEVDAGLGELQRALEEKGLWDNTIIVFTSDHGENLGENELYFHHGGLYEPSVKVPLVLRVPGSQAQTSSALTQTVDVAPTIMSLLELPLWPEARGKNLHAVIQGTEKPSPYVFSEHLFAQQAAVRSPSHTLILHRKSTRQFPSYEIVKGKYELFKRGSLASEDALLPITDPIATELKKILTTYLKTGMTRVPKEAKKQDMESLKALGYIE; this is encoded by the coding sequence ATGAAGAGATTTCCTTATCCAGCTCTCATCGTTCCAGGCCTTTTTTGGTGCCTCTCTCTTGGGTGTCAATCTGACCAGCCACTGCCCCGCCCAGCTAAACCAGCTGCGACCGAAGTGCCAAACCAACCCAAAGCTCCCGTTGACCCATTAAACGTCATCCTCATTACCGCCGATACGATGCGAGGTGATGTCTCAAGCCTGGACGGCGGACCAGTGAGCATGCCCAACCTCCATGCTTTGGCTCAAAATGGGTGGCATTTTAGAAATTCTTATTCAAACTCAATGCTCACCACCCCATCGCATGTCAGCCTCATGACATCCTTGTACCCCCGAGATCATGGGATTTATGATAACCAGGGCGGAATCGATGACGATGCCACAACCCTCGCCGAGTCGCTTCAAAATGCCGGATACTTTACGGCAGCGGTCATTGGGTTTCCTCATTTAAACCCCAACGTATCCAACCTTGGACAAGGTTTTGAAAAAATCATTCCAGCCACCCGCGAGAACCGAACGGCCACGAAAACCGTTAAGGAAGGCATGACCTTGCTCAGTCAAAATACTGAGGAAAAGCCTTTTTTTATGTGGCTCCACATGGTTGACCCGCACTCTCCCTACGAAAGCTACCTCCCGGGACAGCACCGTGACCGCTTGCTTAGCGAATCGGTCCCCATGGACAGGGCCATCAAGGCCTCTCCCGGGTTTCAGCGAAACAACCCATGGTTCAAGAAAGCGTTTAAGCAGCACCAAGAAACAAAGCCTTTGCTAGAGTACTACAATGACGAAGTCTTAGAGGTTGATGCTGGTCTGGGTGAGCTTCAGAGAGCACTTGAAGAAAAAGGACTCTGGGATAATACGATTATCGTTTTCACCAGTGATCATGGTGAAAATCTCGGCGAAAACGAACTCTACTTTCATCATGGTGGACTCTATGAACCGTCCGTAAAAGTTCCGTTGGTGTTACGGGTCCCCGGTAGCCAAGCTCAAACAAGCTCCGCGCTCACCCAAACCGTGGATGTGGCACCCACGATTATGAGTCTTCTAGAGCTGCCCCTTTGGCCTGAGGCCCGCGGAAAAAATTTACATGCAGTTATTCAGGGAACCGAGAAGCCCAGCCCTTATGTTTTCTCAGAGCATCTATTTGCTCAGCAGGCAGCCGTCCGTTCGCCGAGCCACACACTTATTCTTCACCGTAAATCAACGCGCCAGTTCCCATCCTATGAAATCGTCAAAGGTAAGTATGAGTTGTTTAAGCGAGGTTCCCTCGCATCCGAGGACGCCCTGCTCCCAATCACGGACCCTATCGCCACGGAGCTTAAAAAAATTCTAACAACATACTTAAAAACTGGGATGACACGAGTTCCTAAGGAAGCCAAAAAGCAGGACATGGAGTCCCTAAAAGCACTTGGATATATTGAGTAA
- a CDS encoding DUF1592 domain-containing protein: MIKMNLFNTLLLAGALLTTPGCSSDSGEDPGRITMHRLNRAEYNNTVRDLMKTELKPANDFPLDDHGYGFDNIADVLSLSGLQIELYHRAAVLLTDDLFRAAPTFTVQPEGLESVETGSSYHGKWWSLWEGTPFTTNIEAREDGEFVLSLRAFGRTLAGESPRLKVELDGAELTILDVTALEADPNIFELAVSTTGGSHELALTLLNPQYDTEALEFRRVMFDWVKLEGPMEGIVPSSARSQLITCELTYTEYEECARTVLSQFANLAYRRPVTNTEITALVELVKMAVAESDHPEVGLANAMQAVLISPHFIFRVELDEDPTSLDPHDLSDYELASRLSYFIWSSMPDETLLDLAAEGNLNDKGVLATQVDRMLSDSRSQALVDNFAGQWLYTRAMKSVEPEPNTFPDFDDELAVGLQRETAYFFKSFLDDNTPIEKLLTADFTYLNERVATHYGIEGVTGSEMRRVDLAPDDKRGGLLTQGSLLTVTSYPARTSPVQRGKWVLQQMLCDEPAPPPPGVEGLVEELSPTASLRERLEQHRAAPVCAACHEIMDPIGFALEHFNAVGQWREDDDGYEIDDSGLFPDGTTFTGAFEMADVIKDDPKLRECVAEHMYTYAMGRGIETYDAYHLEEITESYSSAGGGLRELIREIVQSESFRKRRGDESVEVGSEEGVEQ, from the coding sequence GTGATTAAAATGAACCTTTTCAACACCTTATTACTCGCTGGCGCTTTGCTAACGACGCCTGGCTGTTCGAGTGACAGCGGTGAGGACCCTGGGCGTATTACGATGCACCGCCTAAACCGGGCTGAGTACAACAATACGGTTCGCGATCTCATGAAAACGGAGCTCAAGCCAGCCAACGATTTTCCCCTCGATGACCACGGTTACGGGTTTGATAACATCGCTGATGTGCTGAGTCTTTCAGGGCTTCAAATCGAACTCTACCATCGCGCTGCTGTTTTACTTACTGACGACCTGTTTCGCGCGGCACCGACCTTCACCGTGCAACCAGAAGGTCTGGAATCAGTGGAGACGGGATCGAGTTATCACGGCAAATGGTGGAGCCTTTGGGAAGGCACTCCTTTCACAACCAATATTGAAGCCAGAGAAGACGGTGAGTTTGTTCTAAGTCTTCGCGCATTCGGACGAACGCTGGCTGGGGAATCACCTCGTCTCAAAGTGGAACTAGACGGCGCCGAGCTTACCATTCTCGATGTGACTGCTCTTGAAGCTGACCCCAATATTTTCGAACTCGCTGTGTCCACGACTGGCGGCTCACATGAGTTAGCCCTCACTCTTCTCAACCCTCAATACGATACGGAAGCGCTAGAGTTTCGCAGAGTCATGTTTGATTGGGTAAAGCTGGAAGGCCCCATGGAGGGCATCGTGCCTTCGAGCGCTCGCAGCCAACTGATCACTTGTGAGTTAACATACACAGAATATGAAGAATGTGCCCGAACAGTACTGTCTCAATTTGCAAACCTTGCATACCGCCGTCCAGTAACAAATACTGAAATCACGGCACTGGTCGAGTTGGTTAAAATGGCAGTCGCTGAAAGTGACCATCCTGAAGTTGGCCTTGCCAACGCGATGCAGGCTGTCTTAATTTCGCCCCACTTTATTTTTCGAGTGGAATTAGATGAAGACCCAACTTCCCTCGATCCACATGATCTGTCGGACTATGAACTCGCAAGCCGCCTCTCTTACTTCATTTGGAGCAGTATGCCAGATGAGACGCTTCTTGATTTAGCAGCCGAGGGTAACTTGAACGACAAGGGTGTTCTAGCAACTCAAGTGGACCGCATGCTCAGCGACTCTCGCTCGCAAGCGCTCGTTGATAATTTCGCCGGTCAGTGGCTCTATACCCGAGCGATGAAGAGCGTTGAACCCGAACCCAACACGTTTCCAGACTTCGATGACGAACTCGCCGTCGGACTCCAGCGCGAAACGGCATATTTTTTCAAATCATTCCTAGACGACAATACCCCAATTGAGAAATTGCTCACGGCCGACTTTACTTATCTTAATGAGCGCGTAGCCACGCACTACGGTATCGAAGGTGTGACTGGAAGCGAAATGCGGCGGGTTGACCTGGCTCCCGACGACAAACGCGGCGGGCTCTTAACACAAGGCTCGCTTCTTACTGTTACCTCTTACCCTGCCCGTACATCACCGGTTCAGCGCGGCAAGTGGGTTCTACAGCAGATGCTCTGCGACGAACCCGCCCCACCACCACCTGGCGTTGAAGGTCTTGTTGAGGAATTGAGTCCTACGGCAAGCCTACGAGAGCGTTTGGAGCAACACAGAGCTGCGCCAGTATGCGCTGCCTGCCATGAGATCATGGACCCAATCGGCTTTGCCCTTGAGCACTTCAATGCAGTCGGCCAATGGCGAGAAGACGATGATGGATACGAAATCGATGACAGCGGGCTCTTTCCAGACGGAACGACATTCACTGGCGCTTTTGAAATGGCCGACGTCATTAAGGATGACCCTAAACTTCGGGAATGTGTAGCAGAGCACATGTACACATACGCGATGGGACGCGGCATCGAAACCTACGATGCCTACCACCTAGAAGAAATCACTGAGAGTTACAGCAGTGCCGGTGGCGGTCTTCGCGAACTCATTCGCGAGATTGTTCAAAGTGAATCCTTCCGTAAACGACGCGGAGACGAGAGTGTCGAAGTAGGTTCGGAAGAAGGAGTGGAGCAATGA
- a CDS encoding FHA domain-containing protein codes for MKQIQASLVPIPNAEANSGSPIVLKRNLETIGRSPANTIPLQDPLISKTHAKIVREGADFHLVDLHSSNGSYVNERPVATCRLFHGDEISVGRSKFTFTLRELAEISFAENSQALGTQVLKASSIDELIKGLHTEQEKESDLTFSRLQATLQALSELSQINNIELLCQKILDVTKEVLKPERGMVLLYQNDNLDDLKLVASVGTTPATESLNISRTIVDAAVENRSGILAADVQSDERFAEAKSVMASGMRSVMCVPLLDKTEVFGIVLLSHSGQIGAFTPTDLDMFTAVATGAGMALANAHMAQRLARAAQTRQSLERFLSPVLVEQVINNQVSLKRGGNEQEVTVMFADIRGFTSLTERSAARDVVVLLNEYFDRMVEVIFNHDGILDKFIGDAIMALWGPPLSKEDDASKAVQAAITMQKELLQLNNEREKRGQSPIEIGIGLASGVCVAGNIGARRRMEYTVIGDAVNLSSRLSSIAEAGEVICDEATFKRVGSPNNATELPPTEVKGKQKPVKLYRAWSSEQTTYSEMNLDSVTQA; via the coding sequence GTGAAACAAATACAAGCAAGCCTGGTCCCTATTCCAAATGCCGAGGCAAACTCAGGGTCCCCGATTGTTTTAAAGCGCAATCTTGAAACGATTGGCCGCTCGCCCGCAAATACAATTCCGCTCCAAGACCCGCTTATTTCCAAAACACACGCTAAAATTGTACGTGAAGGTGCGGACTTCCACCTGGTAGATCTCCACAGCTCAAATGGTTCTTATGTCAACGAACGACCGGTCGCGACATGCCGGCTCTTTCATGGAGACGAAATCTCCGTAGGCCGAAGCAAATTTACCTTCACGCTTCGTGAACTGGCGGAAATCAGCTTTGCAGAAAACTCCCAAGCTCTCGGCACGCAAGTTCTCAAAGCATCATCCATCGACGAGTTAATCAAAGGGCTTCATACCGAGCAGGAAAAAGAAAGCGACCTCACTTTCAGCCGCCTACAAGCCACGCTTCAAGCATTAAGCGAACTCAGCCAAATCAACAACATCGAGCTTTTGTGCCAGAAGATTCTGGATGTCACCAAAGAAGTATTAAAACCAGAGCGCGGAATGGTTCTGCTCTATCAAAATGATAATCTCGATGATCTCAAACTTGTTGCTTCTGTGGGGACCACACCAGCGACCGAAAGCTTGAATATCAGCCGTACCATTGTCGACGCAGCTGTTGAAAATCGCTCCGGTATTCTTGCCGCTGATGTGCAATCAGATGAGCGCTTTGCCGAAGCCAAAAGTGTGATGGCAAGTGGTATGCGTTCTGTGATGTGCGTGCCACTCTTGGATAAAACTGAGGTATTCGGCATCGTTTTACTATCGCACAGCGGGCAAATCGGTGCCTTCACCCCAACAGACCTCGATATGTTTACGGCCGTAGCAACGGGTGCCGGGATGGCTCTTGCCAACGCACATATGGCCCAGAGGCTGGCCCGGGCGGCTCAGACTCGGCAATCACTCGAGCGTTTCCTCTCCCCCGTTCTCGTTGAACAGGTTATCAACAATCAGGTGAGCTTAAAGCGCGGCGGAAACGAACAAGAAGTAACTGTGATGTTCGCGGATATTCGAGGCTTTACAAGCCTTACTGAACGAAGCGCTGCCCGAGACGTCGTTGTTCTCCTTAACGAATACTTTGACAGAATGGTTGAAGTTATCTTCAACCACGATGGTATCCTCGATAAATTCATCGGCGATGCCATTATGGCTCTTTGGGGACCACCTCTTTCTAAAGAAGATGATGCCTCGAAAGCGGTTCAGGCTGCTATCACGATGCAAAAAGAGCTTTTACAGCTAAACAACGAGCGCGAAAAACGGGGACAAAGCCCCATTGAAATCGGGATTGGACTCGCCAGCGGCGTCTGTGTTGCCGGTAACATCGGAGCGCGCCGGCGTATGGAATATACGGTTATTGGTGATGCCGTAAACTTATCGAGCCGTCTATCGTCTATCGCAGAAGCGGGCGAAGTCATCTGCGACGAAGCCACATTCAAACGTGTCGGCTCCCCGAACAATGCAACCGAGCTTCCGCCCACAGAAGTTAAAGGCAAGCAAAAGCCAGTGAAGCTCTATCGAGCCTGGAGCAGTGAGCAAACCACTTACTCCGAGATGAATCTCGACTCCGTTACTCAAGCTTAA
- a CDS encoding DUF1552 domain-containing protein — MIKTGISRRAFLGGAGAMLALPFLPSMWPKEAIAAAANRRRLMVFYVPNGLNMQDFTPVGTGRDFQLAPIMEPMAPYKEDILVVSGLANLPAIPDGPGGHASGTGGLLTCTAVNKSEGSDIRAGISMDQLLVRERNPGTMFPSMQLGTDGGADVGNCDSGYSCAYVRNISWAGPTTPIQKLTDPQIVFDRMFAGNDPLASRAEKDKRRRYNKSILDYVLAEAQSLDGKLGVTDRRKLDEYMTGVRELETRITQPPTIECGSIEMPGSELEFPEQVRAMCDLMVTAFQCDMTRIITFMMGNGISNRSFSFLGVTGGHHELSHHQNKQERLDALTTIGRWEMEQFAYVVGRMKDIEESDGTALDNSCLMFVSEMGDGDNHDQHAHPLMIAGNCSGKFDTGRHVQLEGEVPLANAHMGVMDALGVQVDTFGDNGTMPLADLKEG, encoded by the coding sequence ATGATTAAAACAGGAATTTCAAGACGTGCGTTCCTCGGTGGCGCTGGTGCCATGTTGGCTCTGCCCTTTTTACCTTCGATGTGGCCCAAAGAAGCCATTGCGGCGGCAGCCAATCGTAGGCGACTTATGGTTTTTTACGTTCCCAATGGCCTCAACATGCAAGACTTTACCCCGGTTGGAACCGGAAGAGACTTTCAGCTCGCGCCAATTATGGAACCCATGGCTCCCTATAAAGAGGATATTCTCGTAGTCAGTGGACTGGCCAACCTGCCAGCGATTCCCGACGGACCAGGAGGTCACGCGTCGGGCACAGGTGGCTTACTCACCTGTACTGCTGTGAACAAAAGCGAAGGCTCAGATATCCGCGCGGGTATCTCCATGGACCAGCTTTTAGTTCGAGAGCGAAACCCTGGTACCATGTTTCCTTCAATGCAGTTGGGAACTGATGGTGGAGCCGATGTTGGTAACTGTGACTCCGGTTATAGCTGTGCTTATGTGCGCAATATTTCCTGGGCTGGCCCAACAACTCCGATTCAAAAACTTACAGACCCACAAATCGTTTTCGACCGGATGTTTGCGGGTAACGACCCACTGGCAAGCCGCGCCGAAAAAGATAAGAGACGCCGTTACAACAAGAGCATCCTAGACTACGTGCTTGCAGAGGCACAAAGCCTAGACGGCAAGCTTGGCGTGACAGACAGGCGTAAACTTGACGAATACATGACAGGCGTTCGTGAACTGGAAACACGCATTACACAACCTCCAACGATTGAGTGTGGAAGTATTGAAATGCCCGGCTCCGAGCTGGAATTCCCAGAACAAGTACGCGCTATGTGCGACCTCATGGTTACAGCATTCCAGTGTGACATGACACGTATCATCACGTTCATGATGGGCAACGGAATCAGCAACCGCTCGTTTAGTTTTCTAGGGGTGACTGGCGGTCACCATGAACTCTCCCACCACCAAAACAAACAAGAGAGGCTTGATGCGCTCACCACCATCGGACGATGGGAAATGGAGCAATTTGCTTATGTTGTGGGCCGGATGAAGGACATCGAAGAGAGTGATGGTACGGCACTCGATAACTCGTGTCTGATGTTTGTCAGCGAAATGGGTGATGGGGACAATCATGATCAGCATGCTCACCCACTGATGATTGCTGGTAATTGCAGCGGGAAATTCGATACTGGCCGTCATGTTCAGCTCGAAGGTGAAGTTCCTCTCGCAAATGCTCACATGGGCGTCATGGATGCCCTAGGCGTTCAGGTAGATACCTTTGGTGACAATGGAACCATGCCCTTGGCAGACTTGAAGGAGGGGTAA
- a CDS encoding diguanylate cyclase gives MADSYPLLKFYLKGLRRAKKAKSAILFVPSPSAMSTQSFLVVDGQSADIPELASISRATSFLVNVTRGVFEWQGDPGEHEHQLSHGVYIKSKNESAVVVPLLFGQDAFAMPRFAADGRMTYTGEERRESGDDSAPEYHKSPAWLGLAFEEGQDPSETLTPCADGEFDLNAWLQIFGGVLGRQMVRNDAILHDALTGLPGPAELRQVLDELIIRPNSNTDGFALAFFCPEDFGETTDRYSENVTRGILAEVSQRIVGGVRASDFICRVGHTCFAAIFPGTTEHHAVMVAKRIMQQVSNEVELEDLLPVILKCGLTFNNGERRVSADVLIQEASQALQKTMDGGNKDLARYGDESLMKKHHIDLYHAAVASDCDTDSRRVFMLKEMLGAIAMEPGGAEILKHVSACLQKGLGSHHASILKKEVDGKLEVIHNLNMDSRETHPSLRDSELALIQSALDSNQPRGVDIDGVPGSEVDVAGTALALPLYHRDECTGVLYMQSPQNAWLGLGDVLFLCSATRHLGIIVG, from the coding sequence ATGGCTGATTCTTACCCGTTACTGAAATTTTATCTTAAAGGATTACGACGAGCTAAGAAGGCCAAATCGGCCATTCTCTTCGTACCATCGCCCAGTGCTATGTCTACCCAAAGCTTTTTGGTGGTCGATGGGCAGTCTGCTGATATCCCTGAGTTGGCAAGCATCTCACGTGCAACAAGCTTCTTAGTTAATGTGACCCGAGGTGTATTTGAGTGGCAGGGTGATCCTGGTGAGCATGAGCACCAGTTGTCTCACGGTGTCTATATCAAGAGTAAAAATGAGTCCGCGGTGGTTGTACCATTGCTCTTTGGCCAAGATGCTTTCGCGATGCCACGTTTTGCGGCCGATGGTCGGATGACCTACACCGGGGAGGAACGCCGTGAGAGCGGAGATGATTCCGCACCGGAATATCATAAATCCCCAGCTTGGCTTGGGCTGGCTTTCGAGGAGGGGCAAGATCCCAGTGAAACATTGACTCCCTGTGCTGATGGAGAGTTTGACCTTAATGCGTGGCTGCAAATATTTGGTGGCGTACTTGGGCGCCAAATGGTTCGTAATGATGCAATCTTGCATGATGCTCTAACCGGACTTCCGGGGCCTGCTGAGTTAAGGCAGGTGCTAGACGAACTTATTATTAGGCCCAATTCGAATACCGATGGATTCGCTTTGGCTTTCTTTTGCCCTGAGGACTTTGGAGAGACCACTGACCGTTACTCGGAAAATGTAACCAGAGGGATTTTGGCAGAGGTGTCGCAGCGAATCGTGGGTGGGGTGCGAGCGAGTGATTTCATTTGTAGAGTAGGGCACACTTGTTTTGCCGCAATTTTCCCAGGTACGACAGAGCACCACGCGGTGATGGTTGCAAAACGAATCATGCAGCAGGTTAGCAATGAGGTGGAACTGGAGGATTTACTTCCGGTTATTTTGAAATGCGGGCTCACCTTTAACAACGGTGAACGGCGTGTCTCGGCTGATGTCTTAATTCAAGAGGCTTCACAGGCTCTTCAAAAGACGATGGACGGTGGGAATAAAGATTTGGCGCGTTACGGCGATGAAAGCCTGATGAAGAAACACCATATTGACCTTTACCATGCAGCCGTAGCGTCAGATTGCGATACTGATAGCCGACGTGTGTTCATGCTCAAGGAAATGCTCGGTGCGATAGCGATGGAACCAGGGGGGGCGGAGATATTGAAGCACGTGTCGGCATGCCTGCAAAAAGGGTTAGGCTCTCATCACGCATCCATTTTGAAAAAAGAGGTTGATGGAAAGCTGGAGGTTATCCACAACTTGAATATGGACTCACGAGAAACTCATCCATCACTTAGAGATTCGGAGTTAGCATTGATTCAGAGCGCGCTTGATTCAAATCAGCCACGAGGTGTTGATATTGATGGCGTACCTGGATCGGAAGTGGATGTTGCAGGTACAGCACTTGCGCTGCCACTGTATCATCGTGATGAATGCACTGGGGTGCTTTATATGCAGTCGCCGCAGAACGCTTGGCTTGGCCTTGGAGATGTTTTGTTTCTATGCAGTGCTACGCGGCATCTGGGTATTATTGTCGGATGA
- a CDS encoding alpha/beta fold hydrolase — translation MASKKISAETILASPDAQNRPGLILGLMEGRAFWEAGAYFATYPLQRFLPQGDGHPVMVLPGFGSGDPATILLRTTLKKLGYQTYSWKAGLNMGNRPGLFKHLHNRIDTIIQKNGRKLSLVGWSLGGIMSRKLAFQNPEAIRSVITLGSPFYGADDSTNISALLSVTAKIRRRAVRKEPAPFKPWLNEPAIPVPFSSLYSRTDGVVTWKTCLEPDYPLRENIHVPSSHMAFGFNPLSLYVIADRLAQRDGAFTPFSPGPLLDLLLR, via the coding sequence ATGGCATCCAAGAAAATCAGTGCTGAAACCATCCTAGCTTCACCCGATGCTCAAAACAGACCTGGTCTGATTTTGGGACTCATGGAAGGGCGTGCTTTTTGGGAAGCCGGTGCTTATTTTGCGACCTACCCTTTGCAGCGTTTCTTACCCCAAGGCGACGGTCACCCCGTGATGGTCTTACCCGGTTTTGGCAGCGGGGATCCTGCAACCATCCTTCTACGGACCACTCTGAAGAAGCTGGGCTACCAGACCTACTCCTGGAAAGCTGGGCTCAATATGGGAAACCGCCCTGGCCTTTTTAAACATCTACACAACCGAATCGATACCATCATCCAGAAGAATGGCCGAAAATTAAGCCTCGTAGGTTGGAGCCTCGGAGGTATCATGAGCCGAAAGCTCGCCTTCCAAAACCCTGAGGCAATACGTTCGGTCATTACTCTTGGCAGCCCTTTTTACGGAGCTGATGATTCAACCAATATCAGCGCATTGCTCTCCGTGACGGCCAAAATACGCAGACGAGCAGTTCGGAAAGAGCCGGCCCCCTTCAAACCCTGGCTCAACGAACCTGCCATCCCAGTTCCCTTCTCTTCTCTCTACAGCCGAACCGATGGCGTCGTGACATGGAAGACCTGTCTCGAACCGGATTATCCATTGCGCGAGAATATCCATGTTCCATCAAGTCACATGGCATTTGGCTTCAATCCGCTTTCACTTTATGTCATCGCTGACCGCCTGGCTCAGCGAGACGGCGCCTTTACCCCGTTTTCCCCTGGTCCCCTCCTCGATCTGCTTCTACGCTAA